The DNA sequence CCTGGTGACCTCGGCGACGAAGGCCTCGACCTGGGCATCACCCTGGTAGACGCCGACGTAGACGTCCTGCGGGTCGAGGAAGCCTAGCTGCCACCGGTTTCTCGGTGACGGATTTCCGGCGGGATCCGCGGCGCCGGTCCGGGTCCAGCTCGCTCGCACCGCGCGCCAGTCCGGCGGCAGGTTGACCGGCGCGAGCACCGGATACGGCGCCTCATCGCGGGCCTGGGCCAGCACCGGTTGCCAGTCGACCACCTCGACCGGATGATCGCCCGGGTTGCGGGTGAAGAACAGCGTGATCAACAGCAGCGGGATGAGGATGACTGCCAGCGAACGGACCATGTCCCCCGCAGACGACGCTCGC is a window from the Microlunatus panaciterrae genome containing:
- a CDS encoding DUF4245 domain-containing protein — protein: MAGVKRASSAGDMVRSLAVILIPLLLITLFFTRNPGDHPVEVVDWQPVLAQARDEAPYPVLAPVNLPPDWRAVRASWTRTGAADPAGNPSPRNRWQLGFLDPQDVYVGVYQGDAQVEAFVAEVTRKGALDGTSTVGDDTWARRVSSDDRTRALVLQNSKVTSIVVGDVSYAALEAFAATLRTG